The nucleotide sequence TATTTAGCTAAAGCAGAAAAATTTGTAAAAGAGGATGTGCCTGATCGGTTGTCAATAGGAATACTTACTTTGCCGTTTAAATTCAGACCTCAGGATGAAAAAACTTTTGAAGCTCAATTTAATTTAAACTCAACTTTAAATATACTTTTGGGAGTTCCGCGTCCTTCTCATAATTATTTTATTCAGGTAGGTGCTGGCTTAGGAAGTGTAGAACTTAATTCAAATAATTCCCTAGGAATTGGAGTTGATGAAAATATCAATGCAGCTACGCTAACAATGTTTAGTGGAGTAATGCTTCAGTATAAAAAAGTTCAAGCAGGAATTTATGTTGGTGTAGATCATATAAACAATCAAAATCACTATCAATGGAAAAACAATGGTAACATGTGGTTTGGGTTTGGAGTTGGATACCAACTTTTTAATGTCGGCTTAGGTGAGGATAGAAAAAAAACTCAAGAACAAAATAAATAATTTTAAAATTCAAATAATATGAAAACAATAGCAACACTTTTAATTCTTTTTTGTGGCGTTACCTTTAGTAACGCACAAGAAAAAAAACTCCCTAATAAAGAGGAAACAGAAAAATATTTAGTTAAAATGATTACGGAGGGTAATGGAAAAGAATATGCATGGGGTGATAACAATAGAGTGTCAAAAAACTGGTATACATCCAATGGATTATTTGATTATATTGTTTATTACGAAGGTCAAGACCAATTTTTATGTAATACACGATATACAGGACAGCAAGTTACAGTTACATATGATAAATATATAACTTATAGTACAATAGATATAAGTAAACTGATTAATGTTGAACAAACTTCTAAAAGTGCATCAAATGCAACTTCATTAAAAGTTAAGTTAACATTCGATGGAAGATTTATTACAGAAAATATTGGATATAAAAAATTCAGCATTACCTCTGTTGGTCAATGTGTTAATGATGAAACATATAAAATTGATTTCATATATCTTTACATCCCCAACGAAGAAGGTAGTTTTGACCGTTTCAAAAAAGCATTATTTCATTACAAAGATCTTTTAATTGCCGAGCAAAAACAAAAAATTGCAGACGACCCTTTTGCAAACTAAACTACAACCAACCCTAACGGTGTTTTTAAACGCTGTTAGGGTTTATATAAAAAAACTATGAACCTATTCAATTTATTCAACAAAAAAGAAACACCAACGCCTGCTTACCAAGTGGGGCAAGAGTGGCAGTACCATACGCGCCCAGGCGAAGAGGCTTCTACCATAAAAATAACCAAAATAGAATATTATACAGGGGTGGGCTGCATTATTCATATTGCGATACTCAATGTCAATATTCAAAATCCGCAACACCCTGACGGATTAAAAGAAATATTGCACATCCCTATTGCCGAAGCCGCTTTGCGAAACAGTACCACACAACTCAAGGACGACCGTTGCGAATTGCCCGATTACGAGTTTGGTTTTGTACATTGGAAAAACTTATACGACGAAGAAAAAGCTGGCTATTTTGATACGTCAGTAAACGAAATTGTCAATTATTTAGAATCGGGTTCTTTTGAAAAAAGCTAAAGAAATGAAAAAACTGTTTTTAATCCTTTTGTTAGGGGTAAGTCAATTATCGTTGGCTCAAAACCATAAAATTGTAACACTGTTCAACAAGCAATTGCAAAAAGAGATGACGCATTTTTACACCGATGAAGAAAGAAAAAACTTTATTGTTACAGAAGCTTTTCGGATAGATAAAAACAACATCTTGCACTTTGGTTATACAATAAAGAGTTACGATGGAGGAAAAATAAGCGTCTACAGTCAAATTCCATTAAACAAGATAATGAATATTGGAAAGGATTACACTATTTATTTTGAATCGTTAGACAACGACGTTACCCAAACCCAAACCCACTACGAGAAAAACGGCAATATCCTGAAAACAAAAACAGACAAAACGCATTTGTTTTCCACAGAAATAAACAAAGAACATTACCCAAACCGATTTATGAAACGCCTAGCTAAAGCGTTAAGAAAAATAGGTTATGATGTTGAATGTGGATATTAATAGGCAAAAAATCGGTTTAATCATCTTGTAAAGTAAAATTTTCAAACAACTAACATTTATCACAAATCCATTCAATTAATATCAGTATATTTGTTACTTAAAAATTGTAGAATATGAGTTTTTTTAAGCGTTTATTTTCATCTGAAAAGAAAGAAACACTTGATAAAGGGCTTGAAAAGTCAAAAACATCTTTTTTTGATAAACTTTCAAAAGCAGTTGCCGGAAAATCAAAAGTAGATGACGATGTTTTAGATAATCTTGAAGATATCCTAATCACCTCAGACGTAGGTGTGAATACCACTTTAAAGATTATCGACCGTATTGAAAAGCGTGTAGCCGAAGATAAATATTTGGGAACCGATGAGTTGAACAAAATTTTGCGCGAAGAAATTTCAGGTTTACTTTCTGAAACAAAATCGGGCGAAGCCATAGAATTTGAAGTTCCAAAAGACAAAAAACCGTACGTAATTATGGTTGTTGGCGTAAATGGTGTTGGTAAAACAACAACTATTGGCAAGCTGGCGTATCAGTTTAAAAAAGCGGGGCACAAAGTAGTTTTAGGTGCGGCAGATACGTTTCGTGCAGCAGCTATCGATCAGTTACAAATTTGGGCAGATCGCGTTCAGGTGCCAATCGTAAAGCAGCAAATGGGATCAGATCCGGCTTCGGTGGCTTTTGATACCTTAGAATCTGCGGTTGCACAAAATGCCGATGTGGTAATTATTGATACCGCGGGGCGTTTGCACAACAAAGTAGGTTTAATGAACGAATTAACCAAGGTAAAACGCGTTATGCAAAAGGTTATTGGCGATGCACCGCACGATGTAATGTTGGTTTTAGACGGATCAACCGGTCAAAATGCCTTTGAGCAGGCAAAACAATTCACCGCAGCAACCGAAGTTTCGTCGTTAGCCGTAACAAAATTAGACGGTACGGCAAAAGGTGGTGTGGTAATTGGTATTTCAGATCAGTTTCAAATTCCGGTAAAATACATCGGGGTAGGAGAAGGGATTGAAGATTTACAGGTTTTTAATAAATACGAATTCGTAGATTCATTCTTTAAATAATGAAAAATATTATAGGCTTATTTGTTTTTAGTTTGTTAGCAGTTTCTTGTTCAAAACCAATTTCTACCGAAGAATTAAAGAATTTAAACGGATATTGGGAAATAAACGAAGTAAAAACATCTGATGGAGATACCAAAGAATTTCAATCAAACAACAATGTAGATTTGTTTGAATTGGACGGTTTAAAGGGAACTCGAACTAAAGTTGTTCCACAA is from Flavobacterium dauae and encodes:
- the ftsY gene encoding signal recognition particle-docking protein FtsY, which codes for MSFFKRLFSSEKKETLDKGLEKSKTSFFDKLSKAVAGKSKVDDDVLDNLEDILITSDVGVNTTLKIIDRIEKRVAEDKYLGTDELNKILREEISGLLSETKSGEAIEFEVPKDKKPYVIMVVGVNGVGKTTTIGKLAYQFKKAGHKVVLGAADTFRAAAIDQLQIWADRVQVPIVKQQMGSDPASVAFDTLESAVAQNADVVIIDTAGRLHNKVGLMNELTKVKRVMQKVIGDAPHDVMLVLDGSTGQNAFEQAKQFTAATEVSSLAVTKLDGTAKGGVVIGISDQFQIPVKYIGVGEGIEDLQVFNKYEFVDSFFK